A single window of Gossypium arboreum isolate Shixiya-1 chromosome 13, ASM2569848v2, whole genome shotgun sequence DNA harbors:
- the LOC108463156 gene encoding premnaspirodiene oxygenase-like encodes MLSSIIPMELFPFPSLLILLSSFLFFSVVVKIVRKMKIIDSNKKLPPGPWKLPFIGNLHQLVGSLPHRILRDLANQHGPLMHLQLGEISTIIVSSPEIAKDVLITHGRIFADRPYSIAANVISYDSRDILMAPYGNYWRQVRKICTVELLTAKRVQSFESIRQEEVSGLVKYIFSNQGSPVNLTKKIFSLTYGITSRAAFGKICKDKDSYSIVVEEIIKLASGFSLADLYPSFRVLELISGLRQKAEAQLQKSDEILQGIINEHRANLESGRIGEGEAEDDLVTVLLKTQQLADLEFPLTDKEIKAIIWNIFGAGGETSSTSVDWAMSEMVRNPKVLQKAQKEVRQVCHGKRDVDEASLKELKYLALVIKETMRLHPPFPLLLPRESRENCEINGYQVPSRTKLIINAWAMGRDPRYWSEAETFYPERFLNSSIDFRGTDLEYIPFGAGRRICPGISFALPNIELPLAKLLFHFDWELPSGLSHEDLDMTETFGVTARRKDDLILIPTTHANFNSNHSC; translated from the exons ATGCTTTCTTCGATAATACCAATGGAGCTGTTTCCTTTTCCCTCCTTGCTAATCTTGCTTTCCTCCTTCCTCTTCTTCTCAGTCGTAGTTAAaatagtaaggaaaatgaaaatcATAGACTCAAACAAGAAGCTGCCACCAGGGCCATGGAAATTACCCTTTATAGGCAACCTACATCAGCTAGTTGGCTCACTACCTCATCGAATTCTCAGAGATTTGGCCAATCAACATGGACCCTTAATGCACCTACAGCTTGGTGAAATTTCCACCATCATTGTTTCATCACCAGAAATTGCCAAAGACGTCTTGATAACACATGGCCGTATCTTCGCTGATAGACCTTATTCGATTGCTGCAAATGTGATTTCTTATGATTCCAGGGACATTCTCATGGCACCATATGGCAACTACTGGAGACAAGTACGAAAAATCTGCACTGTGGAGCTTTTAACAGCAAAAAGAGTGCAATCCTTTGAATCAATCAGACAAGAGGAAGTTTCAGGTCTTgtgaaatatatattttcaaaCCAAGGGTCACCAGTCAATCTTACCAAGAAGATATTTTCCTTGACATATGGGATCACATCAAGAGCAGCTTTCGGTAAAATATGCAAGGACAAAGACTCTTACTCAATAGTTGTGGAAGAAATAATAAAGTTGGCTTCTGGATTCAGTCTAGCAGATTTGTACCCATCGTTTAGAGTACTTGAGTTAATTAGTGGATTGAGACAGAAAGCCGAGGCTCAGCTTCAGAAGAGTGATGAGATACTTCAGGGCATCATTAATGAGCACAGAGCCAATCTGGAGAGTGGAAGAATAGGTGAAGGAGAAGCCGAGGATGACCTGGTTACTGTTCTTTTAAAGACTCAGCAACTTGCTGATCTTGAATTTCCCCTTACTGACAAGGAAATCAAAGCAATCATTTGG AATATCTTCGGCGCGGGGGGCGAAACATCATCAACAAGCGTAGATTGGGCAATGTCAGAAATGGTGAGAAATCCAAAGGTGCTACAAAAGGCACAAAAAGAAGTACGCCAGGTCTGTCATGGAAAAAGAGACGTAGATGAAGCAAGTCTCAAGGAATTAAAATACTTAGCATTAGTTATCAAAGAAACCATGAGGTTACACCCTCCTTTTCCTCTGTTACTTCCAAGAGAAAGTCGAGAGAACTGTGAAATCAATGGCTACCAAGTTCCTTCTAGGACTAAACTCATAATCAATGCATGGGCTATGGGAAGAGATCCCAGGTACTGGAGTGAAGCCGAGACATTTTATCCTGAAAGGTTCCTCAATAGTTCTATTGATTTCAGAGGAACAGATTTGGAGTATATCCCATTTGGTGCAGGAAGAAGAATATGCCCAGGCATATCATTTGCACTTCCTAACATTGAGTTGCCTCTTGCAAAATTGCTTTTCCATTTTGATTGGGAGCTTCCTAGTGGACTAAGCCATGAAGATTTGGATATGACTGAAACATTTGGTGTGACTGCGAGAAGGAAagatgatttaattttaattccaaCCACTCATGCTAATTTTAATTCCAACCACTCATGCTAA